TCAATATTTTACTTTCCAAACTTGTTAAAAAGTCAATAAATAACATGTTAGgttaaaagaaaaccaaatactCATTCTTAAGTTCAAAGCTACCACGCTTAGTAGTTGCATGTAAAAATTATTAGCAGACATGCAaatatctatttaaaataaaaaaataaaaattggtaaTTGTCATACCTTAAATACGTTTGAAAATTCACTTTTGAGACTATCGATTTAAAGTTAATTCTACCCAAGCTCAAATCATTATTCAAATCAAAGTGCAAAATAGAGTTAATACcttctataattttataaaagttttgCACTTAGGgagttaaattttattctttaataaattttacaaGCAAAgtgttaaattttaaatatgaggGGACAATGTATAGAATACGCCGAAGGTTGAGAAggtaaaatgtatttaacccccccaaaaaaaaaaaaaaggtgatttttggtaaaaatatcAACAAGTGTAAATCCAAAAATCTCTTTAAGTGATTCTTTAAACTTTTAGAACTTCAACAAATACCTACCTTTTGTAAAGAAAATGCTTTCAAACGTTCAAAAGATTTCTAATCCTCCAAGAATCGCTCTTAAATGGACTCTTGTAACATATTATCTCAATTTTGACATATTATCCTGCTATGTACAATAAGATTTGTACTTGCTGAAAATCATGGAATTTGTATCAGATAACAGCCCCTACTTTCAAGTTAAAAAGCAATCAAACTTATAAATGGAATTcttattgaacaaaaaaaaaaagggaagaagataAACATGTGATTCTTGCAGTATAAATCCAAGAAACTCTCATCATGCAGAGTTTGAGTTGGAACTTAGAAATTTCTTCAAAGGGTAGGATAGATCTCCATTGCTTGCTGATCAGCATCAAGATCCATCAACCTTAATGTAGACATTAAGCTTAAAAGTTTTAAACATTCTGATGCTCCTACTGAAGAGTGATCTCATATATAACTCCCTCAAGATTTCCCACTATAGTTCGGGTCCCAACTACCTCACTTATCTGCATCCCATGACTAATAGCTTCATTTGTAACCATTGCATCCAAGCTGCACAGACAAAGCAGTATAATTACAAACAAGACTTATCATTCATTCCAACAAGCTCCCTCCATCTGTGTATTGTTTGCTTTGTTACACTTAGTGAAAAGAGGAAATGCTACCACAGTATGCCAGTCAAATTTGCTCAGATTCAAGGAAGATAATAATCAGGGAAACAACAAATGGGAAACTGATGAGATTGAGGTGGTTTTTAGCAGCCTTATTTCTTATCCTGTTCAGAGTcagaaaatgtagaaaaaaacaccaacaaaaataaaaggggACCTGCTAGCAGAGGGCAGAGAAGAGACTCCAGTTCACAAGGACAGAGATTTCAATCTTGGAAACACCCGTTCATTAAAAAAGCCTAAAATGACAAAATTGCAACATCTAAAAAGTTAGCATGCCACCATGGCTCACCATGAAAAGAGTCCTCAACAAAGGCAAATCCATGTACAAGTGAACTGTTGGAACAGgacaaaaaaccaaagaaaaatgctCAAGAAAAGCAATATTTTATACAAGAAGGATCGGAGTTTTAGAAACACTATCTTTCGGTTTCTCTGTTtatctgcatttttttttctcttgcctTTTGACCACCTTTTACATTCCTGGGTGTATATATTCATTTCAATTATGAATGTATATTGCTCTAGGTTCTCCTGTTAGATGAACTGGTGTGAATTATCAGTGCTGAGGTTCATTACAGAGATGACATATTTCTCCAGGCAATGAGCCAAATAGATGTTACAAAATATTATTGACAATACCAGTGGAATTTACTTCTGCTGAGGAGTTTTCAAGATTAAGACcgaaaaatcccatttttaaacAACTATGTTACAAGAAAAGATTAAATGAATTAGCcattttatctattaaaaaagataagaaaattttaattaataattttgcatgtgtatacatatatatcagGGTTCCTAATAGAATAGATTACTGACAACAAAGCATTACACTGTTAGCTTATGTTCAGAAGATGTCTTATTAAAGTTACTACTATTGTCTAAAGCCAAACAATTCCACAAAGCCTCAAGACAAATTGTgcagaaaattaaatattttattgggTTACTTACATCTTAGCTCGTGATACATAGGCAAGAATGAATTTGCATTGTCCTCTTCTAACATGTAGGAGCTGTGCCACAGTATCAAAAAGTAAGGGAATGCTAGACTGCTGAAAGCTTACAAACTGTTAAGGATTTTTCAATATTGTCAAAGAGGAAGGAGGTACCAAACAAGAACTATTCGAAAGTTatcaaatttgaatataaataaaatgatttagtGCAAGTCATTTGACACAGTTACAATATTACTAAACAAACCAGCACTCAAACTCAGGCCTAAATGTTTGAATTATAAACAAAACTTCAGTCTACCATAAATTAACATAGGTGATAAGACTGGCATGCCACCTGCTAAtccaataatataatttttaattttcatgcatcttaatGTAATATAATTCCAAGCTCGTATGAACCTTTTTCGAGCTGAATGGCATATAGCATAATAGTAATTCACACACACATagtgtacatatatatatatatatagaagagctcagttgaaaatttcaaaatggaagTGTTGATTAGGATATATATGTCCGCTCCAAGAACGAGGTCAAAACCCCCCGAATGTTCGTCTAAAATTTGTTTGATCTGGGCAGAACTTCCCCATTCTAGCTTTTTGGCTACCAGTCCTGCATACAAGAGGTCAAATCAAAGACATCAGCTTATCCAAATATAGATGTACCTTCTTGAGTTTGTTTCTTACCAGTGCAATTATGATTCTCAGAAGATGTATGGAGCTCTATATTTTTGTTCAGGATCTGAAAATGAAAGATGATATAGAGTTAAGTTACAACAAGACAAAGATAGAACTCACCAGATGTTCCAGCATTGAAATGAATTGTCATGTCCTTGCCTTGAGGACTTCCTCATTATGGTCAGTCAACACAACTTCACAGCAAAATCTGCTGCAGAGAATTCCAGTAACACCTGTGTTTCAAATGGAGACAATCACTTTATGGCATCAAGAACTGAAATTATACACAAAAGAGATATATTGGATCACAAAATGTTTGTAGAAAGATTATGGATAGAGGGACATAGACTTCATATATTCTGATAAAGCATACTCTGTTATATAAGCAAAGCAAGTAAAAGAGTCAGGAAAACAAACTTTAAGGCGTTCTGATCAAGAGCTACCTATAATGTCCCTCATCCAtgaatggaaaaggaaaagaatttttttttttttttggctctttttttttcttgttggaGGGGGAGGGCATGTAGAAATGGAGCAAGTAGTCTCCACCATGAAACAAAAGTACAAGGGCAACGTAACAAAAATTTGTAGTGGCACACTTGACATTCATAGACAACCACAAGGCCTTCAACAGTCCCACCAGATAAAGACAGTTGAATTCGGTCCAATaagaaaaagtattaaaaagtgTCCAATTGAACAGTGTCATTTCTCTATCTCCAAATTGCTTATAAACCACGATAGAAAGAGAGACCCTACAAAATCTTCATTCTTTGCCCAAGATATATCTAAAACactgatgaaaataaaattcatctAATTAATTGGTAACAGTCCAACAAATGTTAACTATGGGTGCACACTAGACCAAAGACCAAAGGCACCCCAACACTTAATGAAGGGATGGTCAACCAATGTTGCACTTTTGAGACAAATAAATCATCTGTCAACAAAAACAAGGGCCTTTATAATTTGTCTAATTCACTACAAGAATCCTACCCAACAGAGTtgtccacaacaaaatggaatttcaGTCCCTGAGTGTGTAGCTTAGTGCTAGTGACCTATGGCAATGAACCAGCAGGCCCTGAGTTTGAGCCTCTCCTGTATTTTAGTGTAGGGTTACTAGGGTATATGAAGGGGCCCATATCACTCCTGTTTTTCTTCACAAATAGTTGAGACAGATGCCTTACTGTCATGGTGGATTCCCTgttatcaaaacaaaaaacaaaaaacaaaaaaggcccaaaacagagaacaaaagaaattttagaatagacacctccttcaaattttcttatgGAGGAAGGAACCATCCATCATAGGATGCAacaaattgaaagaaagaaattaatgtCATGGCAGATTCCCTgttatcaaaacaaaaaacccaaaaaaaaaggcCCAAAACAGAGAACtaaagaaattttagaatagacaccaacttcaaattttcttatGGAGGAAGGAACCATCCATCATAGGATGcaacaaagtgaaagaaagaaattaaaatatatatataactaaattaaaaaaaaaaaaaaagttcaagatCTTTTGTCAAGTTGGTACTTCCAGGGGCTCCAACCTGTCTAGTTTGATTTGAGAACTACTTTATATTGCTCCCTTTGTTATGTTTGTAAGAAGTTAGTTACAACGACTATAAAGGAAAGAGCTCTCAAAAAGCAAGTCCAGAGAGATCAGCTGACATTAGGAAATTCTTATGGGTTATTTTCTTGATATTTGGTGTGAGATGTATTGTTGAAGCACTTGGTTCCTATAGCAGATAGCCTTGAATACTTTTTATGTGCTTTGACTCTGCTGCTTCCTTTTCATGCAAGTGTTTTATTGACAAAAAATGATCAACAAGACCCAAAAGTACACAAGAAAAAGCAAGGAGATATTCACTTACCAACACCAGAGCCTAACTCAATAACAGAACATCCTCGGAGAATCTCAGCATTCTTTGAAAGATAATCATTCAACAACATGGCACCAGGCCATACCAATTGTCCTGTCAAATCAAAATCAGCTGTCCCCACAAATTGTTAGTTTACAATGTGCGTATTGTAACAGCCTTAAAGTTACTAAAAGCTAACACAAAGTATTCAACTTCCAGGATGTATGGAAATTCAATTCCAGAGAGTTcacaaatacaaataaaaaaaaattgaaaaaaaaaaaaaacaactacaATGACAACACCATCACCCATAACATGGGCATGCTTTCCAACTGTCAATCATACTTTGGTTATCCTCTCATCAAATACTCCAGATTTTTTTCCCATGAGAAGGGAGGAAGAATAGGTCAGCAGAGACAACCATGCAAGAAGTTCAATCACCTCTACCTATAAGGCTATAACTGTATATGATCACTTCGTACTTGTCAGATGGAGAATGAATAGCATGCTTCCAATCAAGAATATAGTGAAAAATGAGGCACATAATTGTAATTAAACATGTGAACCATCCAAACGCGATATCGAGAATGCTGAATGCCCAGCCACTTTACTCCACGGGAGCCTGAGATCAAATGTGTTCTTGTTCATGGAAATTCTCTCTTCCTCAGTTCTTTGACTTATATCGACTTTGGTACTAGATTAAATCAGTATCACTCTTTGTGACAAAAAACCATatagaatgaaaacaaaaatttctagTAGCAAATACGAAATTGCAAACATCATAAACTTTGGTTAGAAATATAAAATCACACTAATATCTTGCAAGTTGCATGTAAATTTAACCCATTTGAGAGCCAACCATAcatctcaattatttttttgatttttaaaataatattgtaactttattttttgtattgtcCTAGTTCATGTTTGGTTGTAAACAATTGGGGCCtcgaaaaattgaaattgaactGTTTATTGCTTTACATACCAAAAGATTCTAACCCAAACCCACAAAGACAAATCTACGGTCAACGCAAGATTTCAGAACCCCCACAGAATACAAATTCTAAATCAATTCCAAATCCAATTCCAGTTCCACTACCAAACACAGcttcaatttattttccaaaacacattgcaaatccaaaaataaaataaagctaaaagtttaaaaaaaaaaaatcatcagaGAATTCAACATCACAGGCAGTTATAGGAAGCACGTATGGGTATGGGTTTGGGTTGAAACTGACTTGAAGCAGAGTGGAGACAAAAGAGCTCAAGAACTTGAGACCCAAATGTGAATTTGGTGAGCTGGTAACTGCATATATGAAACAGTCAATAATTTCAACAAACAATGTTGAAAGAGAGGGGGATAGTTTGCTAGGCAGAGAAGGAAAGACATAATTACTCGTCGTTGATGAAAAAGGACCCATCCAAGCACACAATATcatcttctcctcctcctccttcccTCTCCAtccttttagggttttaggctCAATCCTCAAGGGTTTTACTCTGATTTTGAGATGGGTGCGGGCTTCAGAGGTCCATCCCCATTATCAGGTTTTCTCTCCGTTTGCCTTccaaaacagaaaatagaaaaatattagtatGGTGAAACAATTTAAGTTTCACTTCTTACACATCTTGAcagataataaattttcaagtaattagatattttttaaaaaacttgtaAAAAGAGTCcgttttgaaattcatttttaaaaaaattatcacatacataatttttataaaaataccgAACTAGattcaacatttttcaaaattacagTTAAATAGACTCTTATTAGAAGTGTGATTTGTTAactcttcttaaaaataatcttctatTTTCTGATTGTCATATCTCCGTTtcagaaaataattattaacaaaTAGCCTcgattttctattcttaaaaattttattttattttcacttattttataatatcaaaatttattttataaaacatttctaaattaatatttaattttacacGCTACTTGTTAAATACTAATtgttatttaaagaaaaaaaaatgtattttcctTTGGAATCAATAGTCTCTTCATAATAGGAAAGAGGGTCATAtagatgttttttattaataaattatttcattaaaaaatcaattaatcttCATAgtactaaaaattttgattttattaggATTACAATAAGAAGTTTCGTGACATATTATATGTTTAGGAATGCCAAGTGCCCCATTTTGATCAAACATCTTCAAATATTAAactctataattatttttaaaattaatagtgCTAAGGATAatgcaaataaaataagataaggTTTTGAAgtgataaaatgataaaataaaaggttaaGAATATTTtgcaaattcattttcaaaattgaaatgaagTAGGATTACAATTAAATTCCTCTTCAACTTGAAGAAAGGCCCTATAAAAATGGGCATAAACTATACCTTTAGATTCAAcacattttttctcttttctttgggATCATAAGTTGGACTTGTAGATACTCATatcttcctctcttttttttggtAGATATTCTCATAGCGTGAAGATGGTGGCTTTTATAGATAATTGGATAGTTGATTCTGGAGCTTCTATGCATGTATGCGGCAATATAAGAGCATTCAACTACTATACTCCTATGGAGGAAGGGAAGAATGAAGTAATATTGGTGGGAGATTCAACACCCTTGTCTGTGGTTGGTAGAGGGCAAGTCATTCTTAAACTTACCTCAAACAACATCATTATCCTGAATGATGTTTTTTATGTTCCAAACATAGGCCGCAATCTTCTATCAGTTGCCCTATTAGGAAAAATAGGTATCGAGGTTTTGTTTGACTTTGACAAGGCTTTTCTcatgaaaaataacatttttatggGGAAAGGGTATTGTCACCAGGGTGTTTATGTATTAGAGTGTCACGAAATATTTACTAGTAATATACCTAGGGTTATTTGAGTTTTGATGGGAGGGCTATTGTAATTAGAGtctatttcatatttaataaagtaGGACCCTTTAAAtctcaatatttaaaattatgatttctttttcttttttgatcaTTTAAGTTTCTTGGTGGAATTTCAATCTTTAACAAGAGAAAATATGATAACATGTTAAATTGAAACAAACCTTACTtgctttaaattaaaaataaaattgtagatTTTCTTGTGCTTTGAAACTTAATCCACCCAATTTTTTCTGgaaaatatgagatttaaaaacttaaacatagtgttaaattttgatttcaatttcacaatatttaaaaataaatattagccTCAACCTTAgacatttatttttcatccttttctatttttctctttattcaaTAGCTTTTAACCACATTccaattttaaactaatattttacttttggtccaatttctctcaaatccttttattattcaaatggaGTCTTCGGGCTTGGTCCTCtgttataaaaacaattttaatatttgttttaaatatatatatatataaaagaaaatttgtttattttatggttaaaaaaatagaaaatagaaaaaagtttgTTAATTTTAGGTAAAAATACCTTACACGTGAATTGAAGTCAACAAACTTAGcctaaaattttttagttttaag
The sequence above is drawn from the Vitis riparia cultivar Riparia Gloire de Montpellier isolate 1030 chromosome 6, EGFV_Vit.rip_1.0, whole genome shotgun sequence genome and encodes:
- the LOC117917135 gene encoding protein N-lysine methyltransferase METTL21A, which translates into the protein MEREGGGGEDDIVCLDGSFFINDDYQLTKFTFGSQVLELFCLHSASTDFDLTGQLVWPGAMLLNDYLSKNAEILRGCSVIELGSGVGVTGILCSRFCCEVVLTDHNEEVLKILNKNIELHTSSENHNCTGLVAKKLEWGSSAQIKQILDEHSGGFDLVLGADICFQQSSIPLLFDTVAQLLHVRRGQCKFILAYVSRAKILDAMVTNEAISHGMQISEVVGTRTIVGNLEGVIYEITLQ